One Stenotrophomonas oahuensis genomic region harbors:
- a CDS encoding DUF3999 domain-containing protein: MNRVCHVLTGLFLLAAPLLALADDARQDYREQWPLQLSAPQAGAYRLTLGEAQYRSAVSPQLKDIQVFNAQGQALPAALFSAEQPVAQLTPLQPLPWFALPVQGSAGGDDLQLLTERNTDGSVRRVEARLGRTGTSAQPGGWLVDASKLNAELQALRLDWQSGPAVQLRVRVDVSDDLQNWQLINDDVPLVDLAQDGNRLQQRRIFIGREAKYIRILPASNGTLPVLSAVQAEPMSTLQAIDWQWRTLPGKAGVPGEFEYVLDGRFPVAQIDIATADNSVVQWTLLSRDDPAQPWQVRAGPWVAYQLQDSAQRRQSQAQALPVPTRDRYWKLTAAQGQPAQSPTLKLGYQPETLVFLSQGEPPFTVAAGSVRAARTDAPVGTVLAQLREQQGAQWQPALAKVQGPAQPLGGDAAVQAERDWKRWLLWGLLVLGVLIVGGFAVTLLRQKPSAVP, translated from the coding sequence GTGAATCGTGTCTGCCACGTCCTGACCGGACTATTTCTGTTGGCCGCGCCGCTGCTTGCGTTGGCCGATGACGCGCGCCAGGACTATCGCGAGCAGTGGCCGTTGCAGCTGTCTGCGCCGCAGGCGGGTGCGTACCGGCTCACGCTCGGCGAAGCCCAGTACCGCAGTGCGGTGTCGCCGCAGTTGAAGGACATCCAGGTCTTCAATGCACAGGGTCAGGCGTTGCCCGCTGCGCTGTTCAGTGCCGAGCAACCCGTGGCGCAGCTCACGCCGCTGCAGCCGTTGCCCTGGTTCGCGCTGCCTGTGCAGGGCAGTGCAGGCGGCGATGACCTGCAGTTGCTGACCGAGCGCAATACCGACGGCAGTGTGCGCCGCGTGGAAGCGCGTCTGGGACGCACCGGCACCAGCGCGCAGCCGGGTGGCTGGCTGGTGGATGCCAGCAAGCTGAACGCAGAACTGCAGGCGCTGCGGCTGGACTGGCAGTCCGGGCCGGCGGTGCAGTTGCGGGTGCGTGTGGACGTCAGCGACGACCTGCAGAACTGGCAGCTGATCAATGACGACGTTCCGCTGGTGGACCTTGCGCAGGACGGCAATCGCCTGCAGCAGCGCCGCATCTTCATCGGCCGCGAAGCAAAGTACATCCGCATCCTGCCCGCTTCCAACGGCACGCTGCCGGTACTGTCAGCCGTGCAGGCCGAACCGATGTCGACGCTGCAGGCCATCGACTGGCAATGGCGTACGTTGCCGGGCAAAGCCGGCGTACCGGGCGAGTTCGAGTACGTGCTCGACGGACGCTTCCCGGTCGCCCAGATTGATATCGCCACGGCCGATAACAGCGTGGTGCAGTGGACCCTGCTCAGCCGTGACGATCCCGCCCAGCCATGGCAGGTAAGAGCGGGGCCCTGGGTTGCCTACCAGCTGCAGGACAGCGCGCAGCGCCGGCAATCACAGGCACAGGCGCTGCCCGTGCCAACCCGTGACCGTTACTGGAAGCTCACCGCTGCCCAGGGGCAGCCGGCGCAGTCTCCCACGCTGAAGCTGGGCTACCAGCCAGAGACGCTGGTGTTCCTCAGCCAGGGCGAGCCCCCGTTCACGGTGGCGGCCGGCAGCGTGCGCGCGGCACGCACCGACGCGCCGGTGGGCACGGTGCTGGCGCAACTGCGCGAACAGCAGGGAGCGCAGTGGCAGCCCGCGCTGGCCAAGGTTCAGGGGCCTGCGCAGCCGCTCGGCGGCGACGCCGCGGTGCAGGCCGAACGCGACTGGAAGCGCTGGCTGCTGTGGGGGTTGCTGGTGCTGGGTGTGCTGATCGTAGGCGGGTTTGCGGTGACCTTGCTGCGTCAGAAGCCATCGGCGGTCCCGTGA